Part of the Nostoc sp. ATCC 53789 genome, CGACAATTGTCACAGTTACCGCAATTCCCAGGAAACCTTTCGCCAAAATAACCCAATTGAATCGTTCGCCGACAATCAGTGCCTTCAGCGTAATCGATCATCTGCCGCAGTTGTTGTTTAGCAATCAACTGTTCTTGAGGGTCAGTTTTTTGATCGATACTCCATTCAATTGTTTTAACATCACCAAAGCTGAAAAATATTGTACAGCGAGATGGTTCTCCGTCTCTACCTGCCCTACCCGATTCTTGATAATAACTTTCTATATTTCTAGGCATATCAAAGTGAACTACCAGCCGCACATCGGGTTTATTAATTCCCATACCAAAGGCGACTGTTGCCACCATCACCCGGACATCATCTCGAATAAATCGCGTTTGATTACTACTACGTTCCTCATCAGTTAATCCGGCATGATAAGGCAGAACACCAATCTTATCATTTTGCAGTTTAAAAGTTAGTTCATCAACTTTTTTACGAGTTAAAGAATAAATAATTGTCGAACCTTCAGTTTCTCGAATTAGTTCTAATAATTCAGCGTAAGCATATTTAGTTTTAGGACGAACTTCGTAATAAAGATTTTCACGGTTAAAACTAGCAAGATGGATGCTTGGTTGCTTTAATCCTAATTGTTGAATGATATCACTACGGACGCGATCGGTTGCTGTGGCGGTGAGAGCGACGGTAGGAACATCAGGATAGCGTTTCCGCAGAGATTTCAACTGGCGATATTCTGGACGAAAGTCATGTCCCCATTCCGAAACGCAGTGCGCTTCATCAATAGCGAAGCTAGAAATACCGATTTTTTCTTTAACTAAATCGAGAAATGGGAGAAACCTTTCACTGAGGAGACGTTCTGGGGCGACGTATAGTAATTTTACTTTACCACTGAGGATAGCTTCTTCCCGCGATCGCACCTTGTAAGCATTCAAACTGCTATTGAGAAATGTCGCGTTAATATTATTATTTCGCAGTGCTTCTACTTGGTCTTGCATCAAAGCAATTAACGGCGACACCACCACCGTTAATCCATTTTTTAACAATGCTGGTAGTTGAAAACACAGAGATTTTCCCCCACCAGTCGGCATCACAACCATTAAATCTCGATTTTGCAGCGCATCTTCGATAATTTGCCGTTGTCCGGGGCGGAATCTGTCGTAACCGAAGTGATATTTTAGCGCTTGTTCGAGATGGGGATACTGAAGCATAGCGATCGCTTTTTCGGGGGCTGTCTGCGTGAGTAGTTATGAAGATATCAGGATTTTAACTCACATCATCGGCAGCTTTGGTCACACCTGCATTTCTATTGGCGATGTCTACGACGGGCTACGCCTACGCTTGATTTTCAAGATTGTCGCTACAAGATTAGCGATCGCACTTATACATATCCACCTGTTCCTCTGAATTATCTTCACAAAGTTGGGTAAACAGTATCTCCAGCTTTATGTAAGTTGATCTGGTGTCCTCTGTTTATTCTAACTTTGGTATCTGTCGGAAATAGCAAGTTCGCAGCTACATCCTGTTGCCGAGTGTCAGGGAAGTCCAATGCGATCAGTGTCCGTACATGCGAGGGTGGCATCCAATTCGGAAACATGGTACTACTTTTTGTGGCAGTACCATTACTCCAGCGCCACATCAGATTGTGGACTTTAGTCGCGGAACCTTGAATGCTCACTTGCTGAATACCATTTGGTAGGCCACCGTTGGTATAAGCATGAAGACCTACAGGACTGGCTGGGTTTGGTAATCCACCGCTAACCGGTAGCGCATTAAAAATGTGCCCATCGAGGTTGGCTTTAATGTTGTTGCCCAAAAGAGCAATGGTTTTTTGTGCCCTAGCCCCTCTTCTATGCTTATCACCTCTTTTTTGCTCATTTTTTACAGTTTGAATCATCCCCTGTAAAGCCCCACCATTTTGCTGCACCATCGGCTTCATTTGCAATTCTTCTTCCTCTTCAGGCAAAGACTCGCGCTGAAGTTTATCGCTCTGTGGCTGATGAATACTTTGCACAACCTGACGTGCTGTTTCGTCTGCCTCTTGCTCGTACTTATCTCCAGGTTCCCCAATTGTTAGCTTTGCCTGAATTGGTGCTGCTATATTTGGTTTTCTTAGTGGAATATTGGCAAAGTTATGACCAAATCGAGTTGCGTGTTCCAGTCGAGAATTCAATAATCCATCCATCTTGGCTTGCAGCACAGTCAGCCGTTCCTGTCCCTCTGGCGTAATCTTGCCATATTTTGCTTGTAATTCCAGTCCAGTTGCCTCAATACTTTGTTCTGCAAAGGTAATATCCTCTATGTCTGTTTCTGTCACTGGTGCAACTGATGCTTTTTGAACTTGGCTACCAAACGGTCTATAGGCCAATTTAGGATTTTGTTCTGCTGCATGGGAATTGCTATTGATAGATGAGAAAGTCTTTGACAATTTCTTATTCTGCATTGTTTTTAGAAGTTATTAATTTGCACTTAACCAGGTATTGAGCTTTCGGTCTACTGAAATTGGGTAATAATTTTATCGAAAGAAACATATATTTAGTACTGCATAAAATTATTTTATTAATTGGCAAATATATTCATCTATCCACAGATACAGAGTTCCATTTCACCAATGCAAATTTCATTAATAAGTTGAAAATATTTTAATTCGTATCGTCCAAAAAATAAATCTCTTGTGGGGTGATGGTAATCTTGCCATTAGCTGTGCAAATTAAATGCACGACAGCTTACTACAAAATTCAAAATTCAAAATTTAGTCAGCATCCACCTAAGCGAGAATTTGCAGTTATTACTTTGCCTTGATGTCCTACTTGGGTGCATTTTAACTGTGATTCTAAAGCATCAATCTTTCGTAAAAGCGACACTCCCCACACTATAGAAATCACCAACTTGATTGTCATACCCGCTAGCAAGAGTGTGACTATTGTGGAAGTTTTCTTTTGTTGAGCTAATCTTTTTTGTTGTTCTGCAAGTCGTGCTTCAACTTCTTTGGCACGTTCGGCTTCTAATGCTTGTTGCATTTCTCGCCGATCTAATTCTTCACTAGCAGCTAAAAATCGATAATCTAAGTTGCTCAAGCTTTTGCCATGTGCCCAGGTTTGGGCATCAATCAAAGCTTGTCCGCGCAATAAGCGAGAT contains:
- the recQ gene encoding DNA helicase RecQ, translated to MLQYPHLEQALKYHFGYDRFRPGQRQIIEDALQNRDLMVVMPTGGGKSLCFQLPALLKNGLTVVVSPLIALMQDQVEALRNNNINATFLNSSLNAYKVRSREEAILSGKVKLLYVAPERLLSERFLPFLDLVKEKIGISSFAIDEAHCVSEWGHDFRPEYRQLKSLRKRYPDVPTVALTATATDRVRSDIIQQLGLKQPSIHLASFNRENLYYEVRPKTKYAYAELLELIRETEGSTIIYSLTRKKVDELTFKLQNDKIGVLPYHAGLTDEERSSNQTRFIRDDVRVMVATVAFGMGINKPDVRLVVHFDMPRNIESYYQESGRAGRDGEPSRCTIFFSFGDVKTIEWSIDQKTDPQEQLIAKQQLRQMIDYAEGTDCRRTIQLGYFGERFPGNCGNCDNCRHPKPMQDWTVEAMKFLSCVARCKERFGMLHIIDVLRGAKKDKILQYEHDKLSTYGIGKDRTLDEWRMLGRSLLHQGLIEQTSDGYSVLKLNAHSWEVMRKQRTVSLAITTVQKITWEQGSEKAEEAEILLQKLRSLRKELADEQSVPPYVIFHDSTLKLMVQVQPQNLTEFAKLSGVGSHKLAQYGEKFITEIRAYRQEKGLQNKSATSVSSPKSSSSYTELQTLQLHQQGLNIAQIAKKRNLSPATVSNHLEKLIEKNQPVDLNQLVPLEHQQKIWQVLEVLGDISLTPIKEQLGESYTFDEIRLVRCKWRRDNRK